The Sorangiineae bacterium MSr11954 DNA segment TCGTCCATGGCGGGTTCCTTTACTGGATCAACACCGGCGATGGCTCGATTCGAAGGACCACGTGCGATGGCACCTGGCCCATCGAGCTGCTGGCGAGCGGGCAGACCCACCCCATCGCGCTGGCCGTCGATGCGAGCGGCATCTATTGGCTCGACGCCGGAAAGAGCCCCGAGTTTCTCGAGGGCGCGCTCCTGCACCGCCCTCTCGGGGGTGGCCCCATCGCGCGCATGATGACGCGCATCGTCGGAGCTGCAGCCCTCGCGCTCGACGAGGGCTTCGTGTACGTGGCCACCCATGGATCGCGCGCGGAGAACTACATCGACGGAAAAATCATACGTTTTCCCAAGACGTATTGAATCAAACTCCGCGCCTGACCGCCTCGCCGCCTGACCAGCCGCGGGCGAGCTCCGAAATGGGTCAAAAACGCCAGACGACCAAGGTCTGCGGGTGCGCCTCGTTCACGTCTTTGAAGCCGTATTTGTGGAGCCAGTACTGAAATTCCGTTCCGACATAGAGCTTGTCGGGCGCATTGAAGAAATTTCCGATGTCGAACCGGAGTTGGGGCTGCGCGAGGACTTGGACCTCGCATTGGCCGTGCGCACCAATGATGTCCACGAACCCTTGGAACGAGAACCGCGCAGGGCCGAGCGCAAACGGAAGATCCCAAGCGGGGGTGATCTGGAACGTGGTCTGGGTGCACCCCTGCGCGTACTGGGAGCCGCCCAATCGGCCTTGATCGATATAGAGAAGGGTATCGACGTGGAAGAAGGCGAAACCGGGCAACTTCCAATCGGTCGTTATACCGGGAAGATAGATGAGCGGCCCGGAGCTATTCGTCTTGGCGCCCACGTTGACGCCCATGGTGAGGTTGATGTCCTGAAAAATGGCGGCTTCCAGCGAAGTGCCGAAGACTTTGCTGGCGGTGAGCGACGCGTAGGCCTCGCCATAAACCTCGTTCGCATGTCCATCCGCGCCATGCGACTTGAGGAAGTCGAAAAAGAAGAAATTCCGCCCCAGCGCCCACTCCCCGTAGTGCTGAAAGGTGAAAACCTCCTTCTGAATCTCGTGGTCGGGGTTGAACGGCTCCCGGTAGAAGAAACCGTGCAGATACTCGGCCTCCGTAAACTGGAAATAACTGGGGGCCGCCGATTTGGGCGCTGCGGGCTCGGGGGCAGGCGCAGGTGCAGCCGCCGGCGCCGGCGCGGGCGCTGCGGGCTCGCTCGGGGCCGGATTGTCCGCGGCGGGCGCGGCCGGTGGCGGCGAATTGGCTGGCTCGCTTTGAGCCAAATTGGATCGCGAGGCGTCTTTGGCGTCTTGGCCGGCTTGACCAACTTGGGAATTCGACGTTGCCGGGGGAGTATTTTGCGCTTGAGCCGCACCCGAAGCTGTAACGACGAGTGATATCGTGTATGCAACGATGGACGGGCGCATCAAGGAGGCTAGGTTCATACGTGTCCTCGTGATCCGGTGAAGGAGCGATGGTTTTTCTCCATTACCCGATATGCCGGTCATTCGGACACGAGAATCGGTCGAGTCCGCGCTTGGCCAAGAGCCAAGAAGGATGGATAAACGGCGGCCCAGGGGAATTTCCGAGCTCGTCACCCCGTATTTACATTTCGGGTGGCGTATCTCGGAACGGAAGGATCCAAGCCTTCGGCCCGAGGCCGTCCTCCTCCCGCACGAGATCGGCGCGCGGGTCGATGAGCGGCTGCGGGCGGCGCGCGTTCAGGGCGACGGTCGCCTCCACGTGCGCTTCGATGGCGGGGTGTCCTTTGCGCGCGAAGTCCTCGGCCACGATGTGGGCGAACTCCAGGATCATGTCCGGCTGCGTCGACATCATCTTCGTTTGGTAACGCGTCAAATGGTCGAGCGGCGAAACCGTCCAGCGCTTCCCGGTCGAGGGCTCCACGACCGTGAGCTCGACGGCGCCGTTCTTCTCCATGAGCATCACGTTCCACGCAAAGCGAAATCCCTGTTCGGTCCACAGCACATTGCCCGGATAGATCATGTGCCGGAGTGGCGCGAGAATGTGCCATCCGATGTACAGGGCTCCGAGCACGCGCCCCCACTTCGGCATACTCGGTGGGGACCAAGGGACCTCGGAGGCGGGGCGCAAAAGTCGCGCGCGCTCCATCCACCGGCGCGGCCAGCTCGGGTCGAAAAAGACCAACGCGGCGCCCATCATGATCCATGGGAACATCCCCAGCTGAAAGAGGCGCGCGGTGATCAGATGGAATGCCACCGCCGCGGCATAGGCAAAGGGGCGGCTCCTTCGCCAGAGAAGGAAGGGGACCACGGTGAGATCGAACAGCGCACCCGCCCAGCTGAACCCCACGGCGAACTCTTTGTACGGAAACCACCGACCGATCACGGGAAAGTCGGTGTTGGCCCCCAGCCAAATGGTGAGCGGCTGGCCGTAAATCAGCCAATCCTTCTTCAACTTGGCAATCCCGCCGAAGACGTAAACGAGGCCGACTTGAAAGCGCACCAGCCCGAGCGCCCACCCCGGCGCCCGATCCCACGCCTCCTCCGGCCTGCGCCACACGCGAAACGAGGCCGCGCGGTCGAGGGGGAGAAAAATCATCAGCAGCGCGAGGCAGCTGACGAGATAATAATGATTGAGGTAATTCGTCTTGTCGATGAAGTGCGCGTAGGTGAAGAGGGCACAAAAGACGACGGCGCTGGCCCGGTAGGCGATGCCGAGCGCGATGCCCAGCGCGGCCAGCCCCATGAGTGCATAGTGCACGTGCATGAACGGGTAGGGCCACGGCCGCACCCACGCGAAGCCGTAATAGTGAAAGAAGTGCTTTGGAACGTAGTAATATTCGGCGATCCAGCCGTGCCAGAAGAACCGCCCGACGGCGAAGGCCATCGACAGCCCGAACACGATCCGAAATGCGGCCAGCGACGCGATATCGATCGCGGTCGTCGAGCGTGAACGGGGTGCCGGCGCGGGAGACACGGGAAGGAGCCCTCCACCCCTAGCGCCCCTGGCGCCCCGGCGGTCGACCCCGGACCCTGCGCGTCGCCGGGCCGGTGCGCCTCAAGGCCCCGACCATTTCAATGTCACGAACACCTGCCGGAAGCCGGAGGTGAAAATGCCATTGGGCAAGCGGCCCGAGAGGTAAACGTCGTCGAAGGCGTTCT contains these protein-coding regions:
- a CDS encoding HTTM domain-containing protein; this encodes MSPAPAPRSRSTTAIDIASLAAFRIVFGLSMAFAVGRFFWHGWIAEYYYVPKHFFHYYGFAWVRPWPYPFMHVHYALMGLAALGIALGIAYRASAVVFCALFTYAHFIDKTNYLNHYYLVSCLALLMIFLPLDRAASFRVWRRPEEAWDRAPGWALGLVRFQVGLVYVFGGIAKLKKDWLIYGQPLTIWLGANTDFPVIGRWFPYKEFAVGFSWAGALFDLTVVPFLLWRRSRPFAYAAAVAFHLITARLFQLGMFPWIMMGAALVFFDPSWPRRWMERARLLRPASEVPWSPPSMPKWGRVLGALYIGWHILAPLRHMIYPGNVLWTEQGFRFAWNVMLMEKNGAVELTVVEPSTGKRWTVSPLDHLTRYQTKMMSTQPDMILEFAHIVAEDFARKGHPAIEAHVEATVALNARRPQPLIDPRADLVREEDGLGPKAWILPFRDTPPEM